The DNA segment tgtgtgtgtgtgtgtgtgtgtgtgtgtccaaggCCAGAGACCTGGCCTGTGGCAGAGCCCACACTTCAATTGATTCTCTGGTTCGCAGTCCAGTGTTCTTTTCACTACACAACAATTGTTTTCTTGTTCTGCagataatctttaaaaagattcccacatatgtatatgtgtatgtgtgtgtgtgttgtaaacATATCTGGATAAATGCTCAAAACaatcttattttatctttgggATAATGTATCCCAAAGAAGTTAGTATATCATAATTCAGACGTTTGGACATATGGTTGTTGTTTAAAAtaggtgtttttgtttatttctttataatgtcAGTTCCTACCAAATATTCCATCAGGTCCTGACTTACTAAATCTAAAAAATTGTGGCAAACACAATCAGGTGAAGTCTCCCTGGGCTATTGTCCTCTGACCACTGGGACTTGACAGTACAGAAAGTTGAGACCGGGAATtggcgcgcgcacacacacacacacacacacacacaccacggtGTAAAGAAGTCCTAGCATTTGGGGTGGGAACAGGGGGAGAGAGAAGGTCACATCAAGCAGAAAGCATATGAATTAATATATCCAATGTGAACCTGCTGAATGGACACTTCAGCAGGTCTTTGAACCTTggttccccctctccctctctcttccccaggtGTAGCTTCCCTACAGAAACAGGGCGGTGTGAAGTGGAGACTCACTAGACCCCAGAAAGCTGTCATTGAGGCCTTCAGCAATCGGATCCTTAAAACCAAAAGGTGCATTTGCCATGGGTGGGCCTCCTGCATCCTAGGACATTTTATCTCAAAATCCTAGACAGCcacataattaaagaaaaacagcttTAATGAAGGCAGAAGCCAGCAGCATGCATAAGTATTTGAGGACAATTTCTTGTTACCACTGACAGTTGGGAAATAAGATTGACAGTTCTTGCTTTCAACTGCCTGACAGCTGAGTCATGAGGACTTGGCTCCTGAACAAACAGGAGGCATTTTTTGCCCAGAGCATTTCCGAAATCATGTGAGAGTCAAGTGATGGAGAAGAGAGGAGGTTTCAGAGCCAAGTACTAAGCTGTTTCAGAGACAGCTATGACCAAACCACAGAATACAACTCCACCCATCCCATTTCGCCCCCTCTAGATAACAAAGCAATTATGTTTTAAGTTGAGTCAGGGAGGTGAGGGTGGGCACCTTGACCTTTAGCACTGAAGGCTCAGGTGGCATCACAAAATCTCTCATCCAACGTTTATCCATtctggaccagtggttctcagactctAGCATCTATCACAATCACCTGGACGATTTGTTAAACAGATCGTTGGGGCTCAATTCTCCGAGAGTTTCGGGTTTggcaggtctgggatggggctaAAAACTTGCATTTTTAACGCGTTTAAGCGATGCTGGTGCTACTGGTGCCGGACCccattttgagaaccacttctGTACAGGCGCTGGGCTAAGCGTTGGGAATGAATTAACATCGGCCCTGCCGGCGGGGAGCCCAGGGGCGTCCAGGTAAAGTGAAGGCCCCGTGCGTTCTAACGTAGACTAACCAGCGCGGAGCGCCAGGGCCGCAACCGCGCTGGGGTTGGAGGGGTGGGAAGAAAAGGCCACCAAATTTGACGCGCAGAACAGAAGAAACTCAGTCCCACTGAAATTTATGCTGCTGAGAAGCTGAAACCCCGCAGCTCCCCCTCTGCTCTGGGCAGATTTGGGGCCTCTGGAAATGCGGGACACCCAGCCCCCAGCTTCTTTTTTCCTTGAGACACccagtttttccttcctttcctccggGCACAAAACACACCTGGAGACGCAAAGCGAAAACAACTGCACGGGAGGAGCAGCGGCCCCCACTGTCCGCAGCCAGTCCCGGCCTCCCCGCCGAGCCGAGCTGGCGCTCGTGTCCTTCCGTCGCCCTCGCCCTCCCCGCGCCCCGAAGGGGGAGTCGCAGCCCAGAGCCTTGGCTGGGGCCACTGCTGCCCACACGCACTTTTCTCGGCTTTGCGCAGGCGCTCTGGCCGCCGCTCCCGGGCAGCTCCCAGCAGGATAAGGGTACAGACGACTCACCCACCGCCGGACTGGGACTCGGGCCGCCAGTGGGAGCCAGAGGCAGTCCGAGGCCGGGGCGGCAGTGCCAAGCAGCCAGCAGGCAGCAGACGAGCGCGCCCAGCCGCGCCATCGCGGGTCGCGGCCACGGGCCTGGGAGACCTATTACAGTCCCGGGGCTCCACACGACCGTAGGGtccggggctggggaggaggaagacCTCTGCTGGGGTTGACGCCCAGTGGTCACGTGAGAGGGCAGAGTCCTTAATGAGTAGGTTCGGTTGACTTTCAACAGCTGTCTAGCTATAATCCGGCTTTTCCCGTTGCTGTTTGTGTCTCAACGTCAGTAACTGGCCTGGGAAGGAATGTGCTTGGAGCAACCCCTCGCAGATCATCTTCCCTAAGTGCCACCTGACCCTGAGCGCATGGGACTCCTCTGCAGAAGTGATGCAGAGAACCTCGAAGTGTCTCAACTTGAACTAGGTCAGCAGAGATTTGGGATACAGTGGATCTGAGTGTGGGCCCTCGACCAGCCGTGTCAGCACTACCTGGGAAGTCTAGTTAGAAAGGAAAATTCCCAGGCCGGGCAGGGACCTACTGAGCCACAAACTCTGAGGGTGAAGCCTAGTCGTTTGTGTGTACAAGTCCTCTACGTGACGCTAAAGTGATGGTGatgtttaagaaccactgctcagAAAACACtaggtttcagttttttattcgtttggctttttttctttgtttttgaaactgAGAACAATGTCTCAGAACCATATTCTATGCATTCCAGCGATATACAAAAATCATAGAACTGGTTGATTTTACTCTTCAAGGAATTTTTGAAGATACTCAGtctgacaaaggagccaagatcCCCAAACTTTGTTGGGTTCTGTGGTCCTTCTATTACCATTTATGAGGATGCTGACTTCTTTAAGATAAGGGAACATGTAGTTTAAATTTGTAGGGCGTAGAATtcctctgaagaagaaaaaaccctccagaattaCTAACCTCATAAAAGATGTTGTAAAGTGTATTTGTTTCCCAACAGAGAAAACCTTATTTTGTATGCTGTGTAATTTAATGGGAAAGTGTCTCATGAAACGGGCTTTGAAATGGGAGTTAGGGTGCCTCTATTTTATGCTTCATATGCTGCCAGAGCTGTTCAAGTTCTGCTTCAGCTGCTTCTGCTTCTGCATCAAAAGCCTTTGGAGAACCAAAGTGCTTTCCTATTGTGGAAAAAATTGTCCTTGGAGTTTCTCAGTCAACAACCTCAAGAGTGTGGAGGAAAATGgagcaagatttaaaaaaaaaaaaggaaaatggatgtgAGAGAACAACTCTAAGGACAGCAATATAACTTGCATGTTTCTAGGACAAGCAttttgaaagacagaaaaaggattttaaaaaattgtaaaaatagcaATTCTCACTCTTCTTTTGCCAATTTTCAGTCAGCTTTACTGGAAGTAAATTGGTTGTGAAATAATTCTTAAGTAAGCATAAAATATGGCATACACATTTTGAAACCTAAGAAGTGCTTGCAGTTTTAAAAAGGCAACATATTGAATTAATGGGTAGAAACACTATCCTCCCTTTGACTCcctctgctttcttttgttttcctttataccCTCTCTCTGAGGAGCACAAAGCTAGAGTGCCTTACCATCTCTGGGTGTATACCTCACACCTGGGCACGTATTTGTAGGTCCCCATGTTCCAGGTGTAGGTGTAATTTGTTGTGAGCGTGTGTATCTGGGTGAGAGACTGCACCAGTGACAAAGTGGTTCGTGACTAGATTTCACAAGACAACCTTTAGCATAGTCAGTATCTGAGATCTTGGAATTTCAGAGATGTTCTTCCAGGGCCAGTTGGTCAAATTGCCTTTGGGCTTagtagtttttccttttcagatgcgttgaaaaaatattaaagaggcAAACCAGAAAAGCTAGTACCTTGGCAGGTTACTGTATGAGATAGAATATAGCTTGAAGGAAAATGATTTGTAACTACCTTGTAAACATTTAGGAAGTAAATATCCTTGTTATTTGTCTTCCAGAAAACTGCATTTGATCTACCGCTGCAACTCTTGAGCTTTTAACCCAATGTAACTTTGCTTCCCACTAGGCCATCCCAAaacttttccatttttcagaCAGTTGTTACGGAAATGAATGCCAGGATGTTATTTGACCTAATTATAATGAGACGAAGCTAAATCCCTATCCTTGCCCTTGTATCTTTAAGAATAGAGAGGCCAGAAGCCGTGCTTCTATCAGAGCATAGGCTGAAATCACCAAGAGAAAGCAGTCTTCCTCCAGAAGCAGAGATGAAGGTTTTCAGAGCTATTGGAGCAAACACCCTCTCTATGTTCTGTTTCATGCTTTTAAAGACAAAGGTAGACTCTAGTTTTAGTAATGGTAACTTGAGCTAGACCATCATATCCTGACATTCAGTAATAATTGTACATTCACGTGTTAAATCCTATAGCTGCACTTTAGATTTTTTCTACTGTTTACTGCAGTAGTTAAAAGTAATACAATAGTCAGGTACTAGTATCTTTGTGCTGAACTGTGTAAGTTAAGGGAAGTTTCCTCAAACTTATATCTGTAAGTTAATTGGACTTTGAATTAACTTATAGAAACTTAATGAAAATATTGGGTTGATTAAAAATGAATACTGAATGTTTGTCCTGAAAAATATTTACCCTTTCCCTGCCCCATGCACCAGCCTTCACAGAGGCTAACAGGAAAGTTTTCCTAAGGAGTAattcagggaaaataaaatcttacatttttgtttcaaaagaaaatttagctgaaatattaatttttgagAGGAAATAAGCAGGAAGATTGCAAGGTTTGCATTTCTCAGTATTATTCACTAGTCAAGAGAACTTGGACATGTTAATCgaatcttcagtttcctcatcggtaaagtaaaaataataatatctgcCTTACCTGCTTCACATTGTGGGTTTGAAAACATGTACAAAAATCGTCTTATAAACAGTGAAATACGAAATAATGTTTGTACTTTACAAATGCAAATCTTAGCCAGTCATAAACAGATATTTACTTTCCTTTGGTCAACTCAGTTCCACCAACCTCGCACACCCCTGcttccccaccaccacacacacacactggcacacacacacaatgcccTCTGCACACTCCATTTTATCCGTTTTAGCACTTATAGACTTTGTTCAGCTCAGTGTACTTGTCTGGAGATGCATCTTTATAGTGTTAGCACAAGTTCGTGTGCCCAATGCAcaatgaggccaaacaaactgaaacgtcagagtctggagcagagaaaggtttattgcagggccatgcgaGGAGACAGGTGGCTTCTGCCCTAAAAGCCCTGAGCTCCCCGAAGTGTTTggccaaacatttttaaaagccaggtgagggaggtggggttgcagggtatgtgatcaactcatgcacaattctctgactgactgatggtgaggtaacagggttgTGTCACAAGGGTTCACAtgatcagtccttaggctccaggaggcctggggcctatgtgctcatggtcatcaagtagttaacatcttccatttggtggggggttttcacatctggaaaacaactcaggaaatgtgcatcaaatactgttatctaggtacttcagagaggagctaaagcagaggagatggagggaggcctgtcccaggaaggccccatagtgTCCTACTTGGTTACAATAGTCTCAGATAAAATTCACTCCCTGGTCCTATTTACCTTTCAATAAGAAGCTTGAATTACATGCCATTTTGATTATATGAGATTTTGATTATATTTACTCTTTAATAAGACATTTTCATGTATATCAGCTTGCTTCTTCAGACTGCCTGTTTCTAGTAGCAAGAGGTCATTCGTGCAGTCCAGCCCACCATAACAAAGCTCCTTTGGATCCTGGACATCCCCAATTCTCTACAGAAGTACCAATCCAAATTTTTCCACGTTTCCCTGggcttctgcttattttttaaattagtattttaaacAAAGTGCTAACTTCCCCAGCCTGACTTTATGCCATAAAAAAAGGCTATTTAAAACTCTCTAATATATAGTTCCCAGCCAGATTAGtgatattaacaacaacaacaaatttctCATGGGTGTAAGATTTTTATTCCAATTTGATTTGCATTCCATTGGAAATTATAGAATGTAttcccttctttattttaaaaaaaagtagtttacAATTTTAATAGGAATTATAAAATGTGATAAATCTGCAGATCAAAAATGGCTTTGATTGCTTGCAGTAACAAGTCTTTAAAACAAGTTTTGAAGTCATCATTTTCCACCTCCACACCAAGGATAACCTTCTAATTAGTGATCGGCCATGCTGTAACAGCAGTAGAGCACTGAGACTTGGGTAAACAGAAAGATTGTAGAACTTCTCCAGCCCCAGATCAGGATGTTTTCTATGCCTTCTCATAGTGGCGAATGGCAACCACATCACCAAAAGTAAGAGTCTGAAAGATTCAAAAGATAACCAAATCTTTTTACATAGGTACATCAGTAGCtggaaattttaaagattatcatgttatgttattttaaagattatcatatatatgatttaagTATTATACAAAAGAATAATGGCATTTACAAACATTAAATGTTGCGTAAGtcttcattttttgaaaagaaacccTTATATTTATCTCGTGAATGACATGTATACACAGTTCATGTCTCTAAAAGAaatatgaggcaaaaactgagaTTATCTAGATTCAGGTCAAAAGAATTCCTTTTGCCTTAAATTATCAGGGTAATTGGAGCAGATTAGCTATctgctttaaaaagtatataaaatttatagtaGGTTTTCATGATACTTTACAATTCATGACCTAGATAAATTTTGAAGAGTTTTTTGAAAACCCAAATTATTTGGACAAATGGTATTTGCAATGATTTGTTCCACAATCAGCAGGAAAAGGTAAATGTACAAACGTTCTCGTTGCTTTGGCTGTCATGTTGTAGCCTATGTGAACCTTGGTGGTTATGTGGCTATAATGTGCAACATGGGCTCTTGTATCTAATCCAACTTGAAGAATTGCTATAAATCGTCTTTACAAAATTTAGTGTTTTTTAGTGTTCATCATTTTCATGTAGTCCTGTGATTTCCAAGAGTATAGTGTGCCCTTGTCATCCATTACTTTCATTTCCTTGTTTGAACTCAGGCTTGCCTGATCACCGTCATACATGCCAAAGCTGAGCTATCCACTTTtctgtattcaggaaaaaaataaagaaaaaatcataaaggaGAACTTCAGATTGAATCctttataaatgaatttttttgtttgtttgtttgatgatggtgatggtcaCTGCAGGAAAACGTGGGCAAATGTTCATCAACATGAAAGGAAAACTGTCCCTCTGCTCCCCACACCCACTTCCACCCAGGAAATGAAGAATGAATATGTAAGCCCTCTATCTCAACCTAGAACAGCTAGCTGGTAGtcaagggaaggagaagaaaactaATCAATAGTCttaaataacaaaaccaaaagacccTTCCTGCTATTATCTTAGAAGGAATATGTAAAGCAACCCcccgccaaaaaaaccccacaaatgatGTATTGACTACTTCAATGTCATCAAAATTCCattttagagaaattatttttaaattattttttattttataatttttacatgaCTATCCAGTATTGAATAGACATGTTTTTAAAGCTATCTgatgcattaaaaagaaagactggAAGGAAGTAATACCAAAATGGTTCTAAGGGGACATTAAAAaggattttcatatttttgttacACTTTCCTGTTATATTCCAAATTATCTGCACTGAACTTGTGAAACCtttataaactaaaatataaaatgtttaaagctcTCATTTATTACAGAAGCTATAAGGTAATTTTTCTGAGTTTCAGCAAATGATAATATAATATCATCTCTATATTTTCATGATGATTGGTTTTATATTCAGAATTCATTGGAGGATTAGACATTACGGTAATCCAACAACTGTTCTTTTGACACAGTTTTAGCTAAATCAATGGCAACTTTTTAAAACTACACTTAAGTagaacttttctctttttctgtaattaaaaaagCAGAGTGGAGGAAACAATTAgctaagatatttttatttctcctgttttACACATGATTAAAGAACCTTGCTAGTGATTTAATGTTGTTTAAGAAGGAAAGacaggagaaaaggagggagggagggacagggaaggagatgggaaatgagggggtgaggggtgggcaaTGAAGCAGGAAGGGGAAATTGCTCCTACTTACCATGACCATTTTGCCATTCTTAATCTCTCTTACAAAATTTGTCTCTTTGCCATCCCATTTCTGTACATGGACAAGTTTGTCTCCATCCAGGCTAACAACAGACTGAAACCAACAACAAAATGCAGAATATATCAATAGGTACACATCAGATTTCTGATATGGAAGCCAAATGAattgatttttatctatttacatttatttatttatttttgactgcattgggtctttgttgctgagagtgggctttctctagttgcagcgagcaggggctaatcttcgttgcggtgcgcggccttctcattgcagtggcttctcttgttgcggagcacgggctccaggtgcggacttcagtagttgtggcacacgggctcagtagttgtggcacacgggctcagtagctgtggtgcacgggcttagttgctctgtggcatgtgggatcttcccggaccagggattgaacccatgtcccttgcattggcaggtggattcttaaccagtgtgccaccagggaagtccctgagttgatttttaaaagagtgaTAATTGAATAAATAGTGATCAACTAATTATCAAAGTAGTACAATTTCCTCTGTTGCTTCCAGAGTCATTATTATAAAATCTCTAGTAATTCATAATTTGATTGAAATGTGTACATCTAAATGCAAAAATTTacctattagaaataaaaatcctGAACTAGTGCTTTCTGACTAATCATCCTACTCTTTTAAACAGAGTCTTAGAATGAGGCAAGCTATTGATTGAGTCAACCTGAGGCAAAAGAAAGATTAAACAAAATGCAGTCTTTCAAATGAACACTATTAAATACTTTCTGAAATACAGGtttaatataaaatgagaaaaacacatggtaaagaaacagattcagggcttccctggtggcacagtggttgagagtccgcctgccgatgcaggggacacggggtcgtgccccggtccggaagatcccacatgccgcggtgcggctgggcccgtgagccatggccgctgagcctgcgtgtccggagcctgtgctccgcaacgggagaggccacaacggtgagaggcccgcataccgcaaaaaaaaaaaaaagaaagaaagaaagaaacagattcaaGATTTGAGCTATAGTAGGTGCCCATTATTCAGAATATAAGCTATGAACACTAGGATGCAAAATTAACTCTTGGTCCTTCTCTCTGAAGTGAAATACTGAGAATATTTTTCACTTCCCAtcatctagaaaaaaagaaatattgggactttctctcttttattctctccttcccatccccaccctcagAGAAGGAGCAGCTCCTCACCTTACAGTTTCTGTCATCTGGAGTGGTTTCATCAAACTCTTCTCCCAGATGGAAACTAATCTCCGTGTTCTTGAATGTGCTTTGAGTCCTGATCACCACTTTGTCCCCCTCCTGACTGATGATCACTGTTGGTTTAGTCACATTTCCCACCTGCCTAGTGGCAAAGCCCACACCTAAAATAGCAAAAGGAAGCAGTACAGTTGGCTGCAACTTCCAAAATAGCTCACAAAGCAGGAATCTACCTTCCTATTCTGGAATCTATGTCCTAAAGTGGAAGTTTCATTAGAGTATGTTTAGCCCATCAATTATGCAGGACAACTACTGAGCCGTAATAATAAGCAGATGCTTATTTGGAAGCATAAATAGTAAAAGGATGCTGAAGAAAAAGCGGAAAAGGCGCGGAAGCTTCATGTCCTCCCCAGAATACTAAATGCTCCGTTATTTGGCCCTAGGCAAGAAAGCAGGCAAATGCTACATTTAAATATCCATTCTGTGAGAAACACACAGCCTAGCACCCTGATTACGACAATGTGAtctgtctttgtctcttgctAACCTGATGGGTGAAGAAGGAATCTGCAAGTATCTGAAGCTGCAGGTTAAGATGAGAAAGCACATCTTATTTTTACCTACCTAGAGCCTTCATGTACTCGTCAAAATTCTGACTGTCCGTCAACTTCCACGTAGCACAGAAAGCCTCCACCATCCTTACCCTTTTCCCGTTAGCTTCAGAATCAGATAAAAGAGGCAGAGGCAAGGATCTTCGGATCTTAGGGCCACTGCAATTCGGAAGACCCCTTTGCACCTCACAGCAGCTCCTGCCTTCTTATTAAGAAAAGAGGCAGGCAGAAAGCCAAGGATTTGAATTGCAAACACATCCCTCCAGTGTCCCTCTTTCCAGGAGGCTGTTGCAGGGGGAGGAGATGGGAAGGGGGGCATTCAGTGAGGTTCCAATCCTCTTTGTGATTGGCTCAGGCCACTGGGTTAGCAGAGTAGGTCGAGTTCCTCCCAAACCTCACACTGCAGCCCTTCTGCCTGAGAAATCTCTGCAAAGATTCAGtgaggctggaggcagggagcGTATAATGAGAGAAGATCTTTCAGGTTCAGCCCGAAAACTTGGCAAAGGCCATTTCAGActgtgaggaaagaaaaaaacgcACAGTAGGACATTCAGATTGATTTCCGTTAATGGCAAAGCTGGTTGCAAATGAGGACCCCGCCTTAACGAAAACCACTGAAACGCCAGACttttcagacaaaagagactgaatagtgccttttattttctctcgTATTTATAGGGAGAGCAAAACATGAGCTAGAATTTGCCAGACTcgggaaagaggagggggagggggtgtaaATACCTTCCCTAGATTGTACTGCTAGAAGACCACTCCGGCTGAGTACTAATGGGACACTAATTTTGGCCTCTTCCCAGCACAAACTGAGTGAATTTAAAgatcccatttttctttctaaggcTATGAGAACGAGACTAAGATGGAAAAGGGACCTAAGGGCGAGTATGGTTAGGATTCACTAATGAGCtacaaaaataaagcagaacacaCTCTTTTTCCCCACTCTTTCAACAGATTGTAGAATCGaagtggaaaaactggacagaagTTCATTTGGTAAGATTTTAAATGACCTGCACTATAGAACCTTTTGATTTCCTGAGGCCACATCTACATCTGTATACTAGTTGTGAGTTAGCAATGGAGGGGGGGCAAGAATTGGAGCAGAGGTGGGAATCGGAAGACTTTGGCTTCAGTTCGTCCTGGCTTAGGGCATCTCAAGGATGGCAAGCTACCTCCAGGGTTCTAAGTAATAACATATTTAAAGGGGGACTCAGACTGCCCTTTACCCAGAGTTTCCTCCTGCTTTATTAGTGCAGACCGCTGATGAAAAGCAGGTTCCCCCCCTTTCATGGGGACAGATCAGGGGACTCTGACTTGGCAGTCtctgctcttccctctctctctcctcccatttcAATCTCAGCCCACTGCCTTTCAGCTTCTGTCCACATCAAATACAAGAGACAAGGCTCAGAATGCATCTTACTCCAACTGTCAGCTCTGTGGTCCTACTTTGGTGTCTCAAAGGTACCTCAAAACATAAACTCAATCTTTCCCCTCACCTGGTCCTCCTCCAGTTTTCACCATGTTTGTGAATGGCAGCATCATCTACCCAACTGCACAAGCCAGAAAACTTGAAATCCTTTCTAACCTTTACTCTCTACATCAAAGTCAATGTCAGAGCCCATCTATTTTCCTTCCTGAATATGTCTCTAACTTCTCACTTTCCCCC comes from the Pseudorca crassidens isolate mPseCra1 chromosome 13, mPseCra1.hap1, whole genome shotgun sequence genome and includes:
- the FABP7 gene encoding fatty acid-binding protein, brain, which codes for MVEAFCATWKLTDSQNFDEYMKALGVGFATRQVGNVTKPTVIISQEGDKVVIRTQSTFKNTEISFHLGEEFDETTPDDRNCKSVVSLDGDKLVHVQKWDGKETNFVREIKNGKMVMTLTFGDVVAIRHYEKA